The stretch of DNA CAACAACGTGATGTATGCCTACATCGACCGTAAGAAAAAGTTGCCCGTAACGACGCTTTTGCGTGCCATCGGCTACGAAAACGACCGCGACATCCTGCAAATCTTCGACCTTGCCGAAGAGGTTAAGGTGAATAAGAAGAACATGAAGGAGGCTCTTGGCAAACGCCTTGCTGCTCGTGTGCTGAAGAGTTGGAATGAAGACTTCGTTGACGAAGATACTGGCGAAGTTGTATCCATTGAGCGAAACGAGGTGATTATGGAGCGCGAAACGGAAATTACCGAAGAAAACGTTGGCGAGATTCTCGACAGCGGCGTTTCTACCGTGCTACTTCACAAGGACGCCGACGCAGCCAACAAGTTCTCGATCATCTTCAACACGTTGGCCAAAGACCCCAGCAACTCTGAAAAAGAGGCTGTGCTGTACATCTATCGTCAGCTCCGCAATGCCGATCCTGCCGACGATGCCAGTGCAAGGGAAGTATTCCAAAACCTCTTCTTCTCCGACAAGCGATACGACTTGGGCGAAGTAGGACGCTACCGCATCAACAAAAAGCTGGGGCTTGACACTGATATGGACACCCGCGTGCTGACCAAAGACGATATTATTGAGATTATCAAGTATCTCATTCAGTTGGTTAACTCTAACGCTACAGTTGACGATATCGACCACTTGAGCAACCGTCGTGTACGTACCGTGGGCGAACAGCTGGCCAACCAATTCTCTATAGGATTGGCTCGTATGAGCCGTACCATTCGCGAACGCATGAATGTACGCGACAATGAGGTGTTCACACCCACCGATTTGATTAACGCCAAAACCATTTCTAGCGTTATCAACTCGTTCTTCGGCACCAACCCCCTCTCGCAATTCATGGACCAAACCAACCCCCTAGCCGAGGTTACGCACAAGCGCCGCCTTTCGGCTCTCGGTCCTGGTGGTCTTTCTCGCGAACGTGCAGGTTTCGAAGTGCGCGACGTCCACTATACGCACTATGGACGCCTTTGTCCCATCGAGAGTCCTGAAGGTCCCAACATCGGACTTATTTCTTCACTTTGCGTATACGCCAACATCAACGAACTTGGTTTTATCGAAACGCCTTATCGTAATGTTAACAATGGCGTCGTAGATCTCGACAATAAGAATCTGGTATATCTCACCGCCGAGGAGGAAGAAGATCACATCATCGGACAGGGGAACGCACCGTTGAACGAAGACGGAACCTTTATCCGCGAGGTGGTTAAATGCCGCCAGGATGCCGACTTCCCAGTAGCTGCACCCTCCGAGGTAGACCTCATGGACGTGTCGCCTCAGCAGATTGCATCTGTATCTGCAAGCCTCATCCCCTTCTTGGAGCACGACGACGGTCACCGCGCATTGATGGGATGTAACATGATGCGCCAGGCAGTACCCCTACTCCACAACGATGCGCCCATCGTAGGTACAGGCTTAGAGAAGCAAGTTTGCGAAGACTCGCGTACCATGATTACAGCCGAAGGCGATGGTGTTATCGACTATGTTGACGCCACCACCATCCGTATTCTATACGATCGCACCGAAGACGAAGAGTATGTAAGCTTCGAACCCGCATTGAAAGAATACCGAGTGCCCAAGTTCCGCCGTACAAACCAAAACATGACCATCGATCTTCGCCCCATCTGCGTGAAGGGGCAACGTGTTAAGGCTGGCGATATACTTACCGAAGGCTATGCCACCGAGAATGGAGAACTGGCCCTTGGCCGTAACCTTCTCGTGGCTTACATGCCGTGGAAGGGTTACAACTACGAAGACGCCATCGTGCTTTCCGAGCGCTTGGTACGCGACGACGTGCTCACTTCGGTTCACGTTGACGAATATTCACTCGACGTTCGCGAAACCAAACGTGGTGTAGAAGAGTTTACTAGCGACATCCCCAACGTGAGCGAAGAGGCCACAAAAGACCTCGACGACAATGGTGTGGTACGTGTTGGTGCACGTATTGAGCCAGGCGACATCCTCATTGGTAAGATTTCGCCAAAGGGAGAAAGCGATCCTTCACCCGAAGAAAAGCTGCTTCGTGCCATCTTCGGCGATAAGGCTGGCGACGTTAAAGACTCGTCACTCAAGGCTAACCCCTCGCTCAGTGGTGTAGTTATCGACAAGAAATTGTTCTCGCGTGCCATTAAGACCCGCGAATCGAAGAAGCAAGACAAGGTTATTCTTGCCAAGATAGACGAAGAATACGAGGCTAAGAACGAAGACCTCAAGGACATTCTGGTAGACAAACTCCTCGAACTCACCGAAGACAAGGTGTCGCAGGGCGTTAAAGACTATACAGGTGCCGAAATTATCAATAAGGGTAGCAAGTTCACCGCGGCAACGCTCAAGAACTTGGAATACGATGGCATTCAGTCTAGCGACTGGACCGACGATGCCCATACGAACGATTTGATACAAAAGCTCATCATGAACTACATCCGCAAGTACAAGCTGTTGGATGCAGAGCTTAAGCGTCGCAAGTTCGCCATCACCATTGGCGACGAACTGCCCTCGGGTATTCTCCAAATGGCCAAGGTGTATGTTGCCAAGAAACGCAAGATTGGCGTGGGTGATAAGCTGGCCGGACGACATGGTAACAAGGGTATCGTTTCTAAGGTAGTGCGCATGGAAGACATGCCATTCCTCGAAGACGGACGTCCAGTCGACCTCGTACTCAACCCCTTGGGTGTGCCTTCGCGTATGAACTTGGGACAGATTTTCGAGGCCATTCTCGGTGCTGCCGGTAAAAACTTGGGCGTGAAATTCGCTACACCCATCTTCGACGGTGCCAAACTTGAAGACCTTTCCGAGTGGACCGACAAGGCAGGATTGCCACGTCTCTGCTCCACTTACCTCTATGACGGCGAGACGGGTGAGAAGTTCGACCAGCCTGCTACCGTGGGCGTAACCTACTTCTTGAAACTTGGCCACATGGTTGAAGACAAGATGCACGCCCGCTCCATCGGTCCATATTCGCTCATCACGCAGCAACCGCTTGGTGGTAAAGCGCAGTTTGGTGGACAGCGTTTCGGAGAAATGGAGGTTTGGGCCATCGAGGCCTTCGGTGCAAGTCACATCCTTCAAGAAATCCTCACCATCAAGTCCGACGACGTTGTTGGCCGTTCCAAGGCTTACGAGGCAATCGTCAAAGGCGAGCCGATGCCCACACCAGGCATCCCCGAGTCGCTCAACGTGCTGCTGCACGAGCTTCGCGGTCTGGGATTGAGCATCAAGATGGATTAATTCACACCCTTAATTGAAAAAGTAAAATGGCTTTTAAGAAAGATACAAAGGTAAAGAACAATTTCACGAAGATTACCATCGGATTGGCTTCGCCCGAAGAAATCTTGGAAAATTCGTATGGTGAGGTTACCAAACCCGAAACCATTAACTACCGTACATACAAGCCCGAGCGCGATGGTCTTTTCTGCGAACGCATCTTCGGTCCTACAAAGGATTACGAATGTGCCTGCGGAAAATACAAGCGCATACGTTACAAGGGCATCGTCTGTGACCGTTGCGGCGTTGAAGTGACCGAGAAAAAGGTGCGCCGCGAACGTTCAGGACATATCGAACTCGTAGTACCCGTGGCTCATATCTGGTACTTCCGTTCGCTTCCTAACAAAATTGGCTACCTCTTGGGCCTACCCACGAAGAAGCTCGATACCGTGGTGTACTACGAAAAGTACATCGTTATCAAGCCTGGTGTGCTAGAAGGACGCAAAGATAGCGAAGGAGAAGACCTTAACGGATCGCATCAAATGGACTTGCTTTCCGAAGACGAGTACCTCAACATACTCGAAACTCAGGTAGACCCCAACAACGAATTCCTCGACGATTCCGATCCCAATAAATTCATTGCTAAGATGGGTGCCGAGGCCGTTTACGACCTCTTGGCCGGCTTAGACCTCGATGCACTGTCTTACGAACTGCGCGATCGCGCCAATAACGACTCCAGCCAACAACGCAAGACCGAGGCTCTGAAGCGTTTGCAGGTGGTAGAAGCTTTCCGTTCTAGCACCGAAATCAACCGCCCAGAGTGGATGATCCTCAAGATTATTCCCGTTATTCCGCCCGAATTGCGCCCACTCGTGCCGCTGGATGGTGGCCGTTTCGCCACATCCGACCTCAACGACCTCTATCGCCGCGTTATCATTCGTAACAACCGTTTGAAGCGTTTGGTTGAGATTAAGGCTCCCGAGGTGATCCTCCGCAACGAGAAGCGTATGCTGCAAGAGGCTGTCGACAGTCTGTTCGACAACTCGCGCAAGAGCTCAGCCGTGAAGAGCGAGAGCAACAGACCGCTTAAGTCGCTCTCCGATTCACTCAAAGGTAAGGCCGGACGTTTCCGCCAAAACCTCTTGGGTAAGCGTGTAGACTATTCAGCACGTTCGGTTATCGTCGTTGGTCCCGAATTGAAGATGGGCGAATGCGGTCTGCCCAAACTCATGGCAGCCGAACTTTACAAGCCGTTTATCATCCGCAAGCTTATCGAGCGCGGAATTGTTAAGACGGTGAAGAGTGCCAAGAAGATTGTAGACCGCCGCGAACCCGTTATCTGGGACATCCTAGAAAACGTGATGAAGGGCCACCCTGTGCTCCTCAACCGTGCCCCTACACTTCACCGCCTTGGTATTCAGGCCTTCCAACCCAAGCTTATCGAGGGTAAGGCCATTCAGCTTCACCCCTTGGCTTGTACTGCGTTCAACGCCGACTTTGACGGCGACCAGATGGCCGTTCACCTTCCGTTGAGCAACGAGGCCATTCTCGAGGCACAGGTGCTGATGCTGCAAAGCCACAACATTCTTAACCCCGCCAATGGTGCGCCTATCACTGTGCCTTCGCAAGACATGGTGCTCGGACTCTATTATATCACCAAGATACGCCCAGGCGCAAAGGGTTCGGGACTCACTTTCTACGGTCCCGAAGAGGCCATCATCGCCAACAACGAAGGCCGATGCGACCTGCACGCCCCCGTTAAGGTAGTGGTGACCGATCTTGTTGACGGAAAACTACAGCCCCGAATGGTAGAAACCTCCGTAGGGCGCGTTATCGTAAACGGCATTATCCCCGAGGAGGTAGGTTATTTCAACGACATCATCTCGAAGAAAACCCTGCGTGGCATCATCGCCGATGTTATTAAGAGTGTGGGTATGGCCCGCGCTTGCGAGTTCCTCGATGGCATCAAGAACTTGGGTTACCGCATGGCATACGTTGCCGGACTGTCGTTCAACCTCGACGACATCATCATCCCGAGCGAGAAAGAAGAGATTGTTAAGCGTGGTAACGAAGAGGTACGCCAGATTACCGAGAACTATAACATGGGTTTCATCACCGATACCGAACGCTATAACCAGGTTATCGACACGTGGACGCACGTAAACAACGACTTGGGTAACGTACTCATGAAGCAGATGACCGAGGCCGACCAAGGCTTTAACGCCGTGTTCATGATGCTCGACTCGGGTGCCCGTGGTTCGAAAGACCAGATTAAGCAGCTCTCAGGTATGCGTGGTCTGATGGCCAAGCCACAAAAGGCGGGCGCCGAAGGACAACAGATTATCGAAAACCCCATCCTCTCCAACTTTAAAGAGGGTATGTCGGTGCTAGAATACTTTATTTCTTCGCACGGTGCACGTAAGGGTCTTGCCGACACGGCTATGAAAACGGCCGACGCCGGATACCTCACGCGCCGTCTGGTTGACGTTTCGCACGACGTGATTATCAACGAAGAAGACTGCGGAACGCTGCGCGGACTGGTTTGCACCGCCCTTAAAAACGGCGACGAGATCATCTCTACGCTCTACGAACGCATCCTCGGGCGCGTTTCTGTGCACGATATCATCCATCCCACAACGGGCGAATTGATCGTTTCCGCTGGCGAAGAGATAACCGAACCCATTGCACGCATCATCGACGAGTCGCCTATCGAGAGCGTTGAAATTCGCTCGGTGCTCACTTGCGAAAGCAAGCATGGCGTCTGCATGAAGTGCTACGGCCGCAACTTGGCCACTAGCCGAATGGTGCAAATGGGCGAAGCCGTGGGTGTTATCGCTGCCCAAGCTATCGGTGAGCCGGGTACGCAGCTAACCCTTCGTACGTTCCACGCGGGTGGTGTGGCTGGTAACGCAGCCGCCAACGCCTCTATCGTGGCTAAGAACGACTCGCGTATCGAGTTCGACGAATTGCGTACCGTACCCTTCGTAGAAGATACCGACGAGGGCGAGCGCAACTGCGAGATGGTAGTAAGCCGTCTGGCCGAAATCCGTTTCGTAGATCCTAACACCTCTATCGTACTCTCTACGCTCAACGTTCCTTATGGTGCGTCGCTCTACAACAAGCACGGCGAAGTAGTTAAGAAAGGTACGCTCATCGCCAAGTGGGACCCCTTCAACGCTGTTATCGTGTCCGAGTATGCGGGTACGTTGAAGTTCCACGATGTTGTGGAAGGTGTGACCTTCCGTGCAGAAACCGACGAGACCACGGGACTTACCGAAAAGATTATCACCGACGCCAAAGACCGTTCGAAGGTGCCTACTTGCGACATCGTGGCGGCCAATGGCGAAGTGCTCGGCACATACAACTTCCCTGTGGGTGGCCACGTGGTAGTTGAAGACGGAGCCAAGATCAAGACGGGTACAACCCTCGTTAAGATTCCTCGTGCCGTAGGTGGTGCCGGCGATATCACGGGTGGTTTGCCCCGTGTTACCGAGCTTTTTGAAGCACGCAACCCCTCCAACCCCGCCGTTGTGTCCGAAATCGATGGTGAAGTTACTATGGGTAAGGTGAAACGTGGTAATCGCGAAATCATTGTCACTTCTAAGACGGGCGACCAAAAGAAATACCTCGTCAGCCTCTCGAAGCAAATCCTGGTGCAAGAACACGATGCCGTTCGCGCTGGCACACCACTCTCCGACGGTGTGATAACGCCCAACGACATTCTGGCCATCAAGGGTCCCACGGCTGTGCAAGAGTATATCGTCAACGAGGTGCAAGACGTTTACCGCCTGCAAGGTGTGAAGATCAACGACAAGCACTTCGAGATTATCGTACGTCAGATGATGCGCAAGGTGCAAATCAACGACCCAGGCGACACCACTTTCCTCGAACAGGAATTGGTAGACAAGCTCGACTTCTCGGAAGAGAACGACCGCATCTGGGGTAAGAAGGTGGTAACCGATGCCGGCGACAGCGAAACCATGCGCG from Prevotella sp. oral taxon 475 encodes:
- the rpoB gene encoding DNA-directed RNA polymerase subunit beta, with amino-acid sequence MASKIVDNRVNFASVHNPMPYPDFLDVQLKSFKDFLQLDTPPEERKNDGLYKVFAENFPITDTRNNFVLEFLDYYIDPPRYTIDECLERGLTYSVPLKAKMKLYCTDPDHEDFGTFIQDVFLGTIPYMTSNGTFVINGAERVVVSQLHRSPGVFFGQGVHANGTMLYSARIIPFKGSWIEFATDINNVMYAYIDRKKKLPVTTLLRAIGYENDRDILQIFDLAEEVKVNKKNMKEALGKRLAARVLKSWNEDFVDEDTGEVVSIERNEVIMERETEITEENVGEILDSGVSTVLLHKDADAANKFSIIFNTLAKDPSNSEKEAVLYIYRQLRNADPADDASAREVFQNLFFSDKRYDLGEVGRYRINKKLGLDTDMDTRVLTKDDIIEIIKYLIQLVNSNATVDDIDHLSNRRVRTVGEQLANQFSIGLARMSRTIRERMNVRDNEVFTPTDLINAKTISSVINSFFGTNPLSQFMDQTNPLAEVTHKRRLSALGPGGLSRERAGFEVRDVHYTHYGRLCPIESPEGPNIGLISSLCVYANINELGFIETPYRNVNNGVVDLDNKNLVYLTAEEEEDHIIGQGNAPLNEDGTFIREVVKCRQDADFPVAAPSEVDLMDVSPQQIASVSASLIPFLEHDDGHRALMGCNMMRQAVPLLHNDAPIVGTGLEKQVCEDSRTMITAEGDGVIDYVDATTIRILYDRTEDEEYVSFEPALKEYRVPKFRRTNQNMTIDLRPICVKGQRVKAGDILTEGYATENGELALGRNLLVAYMPWKGYNYEDAIVLSERLVRDDVLTSVHVDEYSLDVRETKRGVEEFTSDIPNVSEEATKDLDDNGVVRVGARIEPGDILIGKISPKGESDPSPEEKLLRAIFGDKAGDVKDSSLKANPSLSGVVIDKKLFSRAIKTRESKKQDKVILAKIDEEYEAKNEDLKDILVDKLLELTEDKVSQGVKDYTGAEIINKGSKFTAATLKNLEYDGIQSSDWTDDAHTNDLIQKLIMNYIRKYKLLDAELKRRKFAITIGDELPSGILQMAKVYVAKKRKIGVGDKLAGRHGNKGIVSKVVRMEDMPFLEDGRPVDLVLNPLGVPSRMNLGQIFEAILGAAGKNLGVKFATPIFDGAKLEDLSEWTDKAGLPRLCSTYLYDGETGEKFDQPATVGVTYFLKLGHMVEDKMHARSIGPYSLITQQPLGGKAQFGGQRFGEMEVWAIEAFGASHILQEILTIKSDDVVGRSKAYEAIVKGEPMPTPGIPESLNVLLHELRGLGLSIKMD
- the rpoC gene encoding DNA-directed RNA polymerase subunit beta', with protein sequence MAFKKDTKVKNNFTKITIGLASPEEILENSYGEVTKPETINYRTYKPERDGLFCERIFGPTKDYECACGKYKRIRYKGIVCDRCGVEVTEKKVRRERSGHIELVVPVAHIWYFRSLPNKIGYLLGLPTKKLDTVVYYEKYIVIKPGVLEGRKDSEGEDLNGSHQMDLLSEDEYLNILETQVDPNNEFLDDSDPNKFIAKMGAEAVYDLLAGLDLDALSYELRDRANNDSSQQRKTEALKRLQVVEAFRSSTEINRPEWMILKIIPVIPPELRPLVPLDGGRFATSDLNDLYRRVIIRNNRLKRLVEIKAPEVILRNEKRMLQEAVDSLFDNSRKSSAVKSESNRPLKSLSDSLKGKAGRFRQNLLGKRVDYSARSVIVVGPELKMGECGLPKLMAAELYKPFIIRKLIERGIVKTVKSAKKIVDRREPVIWDILENVMKGHPVLLNRAPTLHRLGIQAFQPKLIEGKAIQLHPLACTAFNADFDGDQMAVHLPLSNEAILEAQVLMLQSHNILNPANGAPITVPSQDMVLGLYYITKIRPGAKGSGLTFYGPEEAIIANNEGRCDLHAPVKVVVTDLVDGKLQPRMVETSVGRVIVNGIIPEEVGYFNDIISKKTLRGIIADVIKSVGMARACEFLDGIKNLGYRMAYVAGLSFNLDDIIIPSEKEEIVKRGNEEVRQITENYNMGFITDTERYNQVIDTWTHVNNDLGNVLMKQMTEADQGFNAVFMMLDSGARGSKDQIKQLSGMRGLMAKPQKAGAEGQQIIENPILSNFKEGMSVLEYFISSHGARKGLADTAMKTADAGYLTRRLVDVSHDVIINEEDCGTLRGLVCTALKNGDEIISTLYERILGRVSVHDIIHPTTGELIVSAGEEITEPIARIIDESPIESVEIRSVLTCESKHGVCMKCYGRNLATSRMVQMGEAVGVIAAQAIGEPGTQLTLRTFHAGGVAGNAAANASIVAKNDSRIEFDELRTVPFVEDTDEGERNCEMVVSRLAEIRFVDPNTSIVLSTLNVPYGASLYNKHGEVVKKGTLIAKWDPFNAVIVSEYAGTLKFHDVVEGVTFRAETDETTGLTEKIITDAKDRSKVPTCDIVAANGEVLGTYNFPVGGHVVVEDGAKIKTGTTLVKIPRAVGGAGDITGGLPRVTELFEARNPSNPAVVSEIDGEVTMGKVKRGNREIIVTSKTGDQKKYLVSLSKQILVQEHDAVRAGTPLSDGVITPNDILAIKGPTAVQEYIVNEVQDVYRLQGVKINDKHFEIIVRQMMRKVQINDPGDTTFLEQELVDKLDFSEENDRIWGKKVVTDAGDSETMRAGQIVTARRLRDENSLLKRRDLRPVQVRDAVPATSTQILQGITRAALQTKSFMSAASFQETTKVLNEAAIRGKVDRLEGMKENVICGHLVPAGTGLRQWDRIIVGSKEEYDRMQANRKNVIDYSEKEATAQE